In a single window of the Gossypium hirsutum isolate 1008001.06 chromosome D02, Gossypium_hirsutum_v2.1, whole genome shotgun sequence genome:
- the LOC121214770 gene encoding D-lactate dehydrogenase [cytochrome], mitochondrial-like translates to LFFYACNQVPIVPYGGATSIEGHILSPNGGVCIDMTLMKRVKALHIRDMDVVVEPGIGWMELNEYLEPYGLLFPLDPGPGATIGGMCATCCSGSLAMM, encoded by the exons ttgttcttTTATGCTTGTAATCAGGTCCCTATAGTACCATATGGTGGAGCTACATCTATTGAGGGCCACATTTTGTCTCCTAATGGAGGTGTTTGCATTGACATGACCTTAATGAAg agAGTTAAGGCGTTGCATATTCGGGACATGGATGTTGTAGTTGAGCCTGGAATTGGATGGATGGAACTTAATGAATACTTGGAGCCTTATGGTTTACTTTTCCCCCTTGATCCAG GGCCTGGTGCAACAATAGGAGGCATGTGCGCAACATGCTGCTCTGGATCTTTAGCCATGATGTAG